One stretch of Roseimicrobium sp. ORNL1 DNA includes these proteins:
- a CDS encoding SEC-C metal-binding domain-containing protein: MSSEIEKPPQTTGSQLQPLSTTLQASLDALRAWSEGELPKEAFAACASAWPEVREYFLEEWRLELSNPDRGVITGAIPVVGLHLAAANSDVAFVDVLLLGMHLETMDQDVLFGELLFDFGPALMAMMARNSPDAIAKLEKASMPTPEVEPECNALPLDALALLVDKGSYERARLDDLIRSIDVALRDEQFLPQLTVRREWIATVLANCGPGDLIELLRGWFAEMPESEAPFVRMISLEDIEESASEEREERVRMWYNLQTWDDVEKDAYESLRWMMEESEGEFEEDFVDEPMLAADPILGDDDGPTMPLVRIEPKVGRNDPCPCGSGKKYKKCCGAN, from the coding sequence ATGAGTTCAGAAATCGAGAAGCCCCCGCAGACCACCGGCTCACAGTTGCAGCCTTTGAGCACCACCCTCCAGGCAAGCCTGGATGCGCTGCGTGCCTGGAGTGAGGGTGAATTGCCCAAGGAAGCCTTTGCCGCCTGTGCCAGTGCATGGCCCGAGGTACGCGAATACTTCCTGGAAGAATGGCGGTTGGAGCTTTCGAATCCAGACCGGGGGGTCATTACTGGTGCGATTCCTGTGGTCGGACTTCATCTTGCCGCGGCGAATTCAGACGTTGCGTTTGTGGATGTTCTGCTTCTGGGCATGCACCTGGAGACGATGGACCAGGATGTGTTGTTTGGGGAATTGCTCTTTGATTTCGGACCAGCGCTCATGGCCATGATGGCCCGCAACAGTCCGGATGCGATTGCCAAGCTGGAGAAGGCCTCCATGCCTACTCCCGAAGTAGAACCGGAATGCAACGCTCTCCCGCTGGATGCACTTGCCCTTCTTGTGGATAAGGGCTCGTATGAACGAGCGCGGCTGGATGACCTGATTCGCAGCATCGACGTTGCGCTACGAGATGAGCAATTCTTGCCTCAGCTGACCGTGCGCCGCGAATGGATCGCTACCGTACTGGCCAATTGTGGACCCGGCGATCTCATTGAATTGCTGAGAGGTTGGTTTGCTGAGATGCCCGAATCCGAGGCGCCTTTCGTAAGAATGATCTCCTTGGAGGATATTGAAGAGTCCGCCAGCGAAGAACGCGAGGAGCGCGTCAGGATGTGGTACAATTTGCAGACATGGGATGATGTAGAGAAAGACGCCTACGAATCCCTGCGCTGGATGATGGAGGAGTCGGAGGGCGAGTTTGAGGAGGACTTCGTCGACGAACCCATGCTCGCCGCGGATCCGATTTTAGGAGACGATGACGGGCCCACCATGCCCTTGGTGCGGATTGAGCCGAAAGTCGGCCGCAATGATCCCTGCCCCTGCGGCTCGGGAAAGAAGTACAAGAAGTGCTGCGGAGCGAACTGA
- a CDS encoding serine hydrolase yields the protein MSSSLFIPLRPFLAVLSSVALCIAPVIAAADNYFPPPDSEGGWRTPKDAKEARDLAGVDLSKLEPAYEVTQRSTAHGGLLVVHKGYLCFERYFGRASRNANPDMASTGKAFTSIACGIMLEEFKDKIPDGLDTKVFTEKYLPEAFPLNDPRKADITLGQLLCMTGGYWGEGQAPTGYKKGVAKPEPLKPVKGQDIRDLDKSSLNVPLWCDPGASYSYSSPSPHIASIVLRHVTGMELPDYLQAKLGKPQGWGPWGYCLHRGDFLMPHANGAGSTALHATDAVRFGYCLAQGGKWKGEQLVPADYIKKCQTWSPYNPHTPFSLQWEHNADGHVAGAPKDAFWKSGAGGFCLFVVPSLDLVIYKLGGKDGQYDPALTGLPQPPLNLDRDNWQPIPATGFHEGTLGGQALWRVLEMVCAAVRID from the coding sequence ATGTCCTCCTCGCTGTTCATTCCACTTCGTCCGTTCCTTGCCGTCCTCTCTTCCGTCGCCTTGTGCATCGCTCCGGTGATAGCGGCGGCGGACAATTATTTCCCCCCGCCGGACAGTGAAGGCGGATGGCGCACGCCCAAGGATGCGAAGGAAGCCCGCGACCTGGCGGGCGTCGATCTCTCCAAGCTCGAACCCGCCTATGAAGTGACGCAGCGCTCTACTGCACACGGCGGCCTGCTCGTGGTGCACAAGGGTTATCTCTGCTTTGAGCGCTATTTCGGACGCGCCAGCCGCAATGCGAATCCGGACATGGCCTCCACCGGCAAGGCCTTTACCAGCATCGCCTGCGGGATCATGCTGGAGGAGTTCAAGGACAAGATTCCGGATGGGCTGGACACGAAGGTCTTCACGGAAAAGTACCTGCCGGAGGCCTTTCCCCTCAATGACCCACGCAAGGCTGACATCACGCTTGGCCAACTCCTGTGCATGACCGGTGGCTACTGGGGAGAGGGACAAGCGCCCACGGGTTACAAGAAAGGTGTTGCAAAGCCTGAGCCTCTGAAGCCGGTGAAGGGACAGGACATCCGCGACCTGGACAAGTCCTCGCTCAATGTCCCTCTGTGGTGTGACCCCGGCGCGAGCTATTCCTATTCCTCGCCCTCACCTCACATCGCCAGCATCGTGCTGCGCCATGTGACCGGCATGGAGCTTCCCGACTATTTGCAAGCCAAGCTGGGCAAACCGCAAGGCTGGGGCCCGTGGGGCTATTGCCTGCATCGCGGTGACTTCCTCATGCCCCATGCCAATGGCGCTGGCAGCACCGCGCTGCATGCCACGGATGCCGTGCGCTTCGGCTACTGCCTTGCCCAAGGCGGCAAGTGGAAAGGTGAGCAGCTCGTGCCGGCGGACTACATCAAGAAGTGCCAGACTTGGAGCCCGTACAATCCGCACACGCCTTTCAGCCTCCAGTGGGAGCACAATGCGGATGGCCACGTGGCTGGCGCGCCGAAGGATGCCTTCTGGAAATCCGGCGCGGGTGGCTTCTGCCTTTTTGTAGTGCCGTCACTCGACCTGGTCATCTACAAGCTGGGTGGCAAGGATGGCCAGTACGACCCCGCCCTCACTGGCTTGCCCCAGCCTCCGCTCAACCTCGACCGCGACAACTGGCAACCCATCCCCGCCACCGGATTCCATGAAGGAACCCTCGGCGGGCAGGCCCTATGGCGTGTGTTGGAGATGGTGTGTGCGGCGGTGCGCATCGACTAG
- a CDS encoding AAA family ATPase, producing MRNWQDILKSTNAELLAWAGQTSWAGAMRECQQDAEWHAEGDVWTHTTMVWHQVELLDDYASLGRIEQLKLLFTALLHDAGKPATTARDPESGRLRSPRHSIVGAALARQVLRELGCPLPLREEIVHLVRYHGRPPYLLERSAPEHEVIRLSWLLQNRLLYLFALADTRGRDTREMSRPEETLHLWQDLAREHHCLNVPYFFANDQARFLFYRQAEGNLHYTPHEQYRCTVTMMCGLPGAGKDTWLAKHQPRLPVVSLDAIREDLDVDATDNQGTVIQEARERCRQHLRAGEDFAFNATNVTMSLRKRWIDLFADYSARIELVHIEPPLATVLRQNAKRPDPVPSSVIHKLAAKMEVPDITECHGITFEEGD from the coding sequence ATGAGGAACTGGCAGGACATCTTGAAATCAACCAATGCCGAGCTGCTGGCCTGGGCCGGGCAGACCTCGTGGGCAGGAGCCATGCGTGAATGCCAGCAGGATGCGGAATGGCACGCCGAGGGGGATGTGTGGACACACACCACCATGGTGTGGCATCAGGTGGAGTTGCTGGACGACTACGCAAGTCTCGGCCGCATCGAGCAGCTCAAGCTTCTCTTCACCGCGCTCCTGCATGATGCGGGGAAACCCGCTACCACGGCACGAGATCCAGAGTCAGGCCGGCTGCGCTCTCCGAGGCACTCCATCGTAGGAGCGGCGCTGGCGCGGCAGGTCTTGCGTGAGCTTGGCTGTCCCCTTCCCCTGCGGGAGGAGATTGTCCACCTCGTCCGCTACCACGGCAGGCCTCCGTATCTGCTGGAGCGATCCGCGCCCGAGCACGAGGTGATTCGCCTCTCCTGGCTGCTGCAAAACCGTCTGCTGTACCTCTTCGCCCTGGCGGATACCCGAGGACGCGATACGCGTGAGATGAGCCGCCCGGAGGAAACCCTGCACCTATGGCAGGACCTGGCCAGGGAACACCATTGTCTGAATGTGCCCTACTTCTTCGCCAATGATCAGGCGCGGTTTCTCTTCTACCGCCAGGCGGAAGGCAATCTCCACTACACACCGCATGAGCAATACCGCTGCACGGTCACGATGATGTGTGGCCTGCCCGGCGCAGGGAAAGATACATGGCTGGCAAAACATCAACCGCGTCTTCCCGTGGTCTCTCTCGATGCCATTCGCGAAGACCTGGATGTCGATGCCACGGACAATCAGGGAACGGTGATCCAGGAAGCCCGCGAACGCTGCCGCCAGCACCTGCGCGCGGGCGAGGACTTCGCCTTCAACGCGACCAATGTCACCATGAGCCTGCGAAAGCGCTGGATCGATCTGTTCGCTGACTACAGCGCGCGCATCGAGCTTGTCCACATCGAGCCGCCGCTCGCCACCGTCTTGCGACAGAATGCCAAGCGGCCAGACCCGGTGCCTTCAAGCGTGATTCACAAGCTGGCCGCGAAGATGGAGGTGCCGGACATCACCGAATGCCACGGCATCACCTTCGAGGAGGGCGACTAG
- a CDS encoding RNA ligase family protein, translated as MGASRDHFTKYPRTPHLFGSKGTDDDRHLGPKESATFVKDASLIVEEKLDGTNVGIHFLTSGRLFLQCRGHEVTEGMHPQYDLFKQWTAVKQPLLEDLLQDRFILFGEWLYARHSVHYHALPHYFFEFDIYDKEAEVFLSLEQRLAMLEGTGIHTVPVVHQGPATEKQLQALIGTSAYDAEFVHPGDGGGTDSRMEGLYLRTEADGVVTGRAKIVRPEFVEKIKESTHWQHQQMVPNELAPGSDIWS; from the coding sequence ATGGGCGCTTCCCGTGACCATTTCACCAAGTATCCACGCACCCCGCATCTCTTCGGCTCGAAGGGGACGGACGACGATCGTCATCTGGGCCCCAAGGAATCTGCTACGTTCGTGAAGGACGCTTCGCTCATCGTGGAGGAAAAGCTCGATGGTACAAATGTGGGCATCCACTTCCTGACCAGTGGCCGTCTCTTCCTGCAATGTCGCGGCCACGAGGTCACGGAGGGTATGCATCCGCAGTATGACCTCTTCAAGCAATGGACTGCTGTGAAGCAACCCCTGCTGGAGGATCTGCTGCAGGACCGATTCATCCTTTTCGGTGAGTGGCTTTATGCCCGGCACAGCGTGCACTACCACGCGCTGCCGCACTACTTCTTCGAGTTCGACATCTATGACAAGGAGGCTGAGGTATTCCTCTCGCTGGAACAGCGGCTGGCCATGCTGGAGGGCACCGGGATCCACACCGTGCCGGTGGTGCATCAGGGACCTGCGACGGAGAAGCAACTGCAGGCGCTGATTGGCACCTCTGCCTACGATGCCGAGTTCGTACATCCTGGCGACGGTGGCGGCACAGACAGCCGCATGGAGGGTCTCTACCTGCGCACCGAAGCGGATGGCGTCGTCACGGGACGCGCCAAGATCGTGCGTCCGGAATTTGTGGAAAAGATCAAGGAGAGCACCCACTGGCAGCACCAGCAGATGGTGCCGAATGAACTCGCGCCAGGCTCGGATATCTGGAGCTGA
- a CDS encoding SH3 domain-containing protein, with product MSLKFLPHLLLALLVCTSPAQTAEPSRKLMPVDEAVKNPSFFLFRAKLQEAVAKKDAAYVLGVIAPDIQTGFDGENGSAAFKKKWNLEKPDEASELWPLLARTLAMGGKFDKDGSFQAPYTSAAWPEEFDSFEHTAVVGENVRVREKADAQSAVVATLSFEVVALAQSDAPQEERQPWVKVKLPNGREGYIRQEYVSMAIGFRAYFEKKNGSWVMTAFLAGD from the coding sequence ATGAGCCTGAAGTTTCTCCCTCATCTCCTGCTGGCCTTGCTCGTTTGCACTTCGCCCGCTCAAACTGCGGAACCTTCCCGCAAACTGATGCCTGTGGATGAAGCGGTGAAGAATCCATCGTTCTTCCTTTTCCGCGCCAAGCTGCAGGAAGCCGTGGCGAAGAAGGATGCGGCGTATGTGCTGGGCGTGATCGCGCCGGACATCCAGACAGGATTCGATGGCGAAAATGGCAGCGCTGCCTTCAAGAAGAAGTGGAACCTGGAAAAGCCAGATGAAGCTTCCGAACTCTGGCCGCTGCTGGCACGCACGCTGGCCATGGGTGGGAAGTTCGACAAGGACGGTTCCTTCCAAGCGCCTTACACCAGCGCGGCATGGCCGGAGGAGTTTGACTCCTTTGAACACACTGCCGTCGTCGGTGAGAATGTGCGTGTCCGCGAGAAGGCTGACGCTCAAAGCGCGGTGGTGGCCACACTCTCGTTCGAAGTAGTGGCACTTGCCCAGAGCGACGCCCCTCAAGAGGAAAGGCAGCCGTGGGTAAAGGTGAAGCTTCCCAATGGCCGCGAAGGCTACATCCGTCAAGAGTACGTCAGCATGGCCATCGGCTTCCGCGCCTACTTTGAGAAGAAGAATGGAAGCTGGGTGATGACGGCGTTCTTGGCGGGCGACTAA
- a CDS encoding RecQ family ATP-dependent DNA helicase, which translates to MSQYAMPATTESLHDTLRTQFGHPAFRAGQEQVMQTLLEGRSALALFPTSAGKSLCYQLPAVLMEGVTLVISPLIALMKDQVQALQARGIAAARLDSSLSADEARQVYDDLRTGTLKLLYIAPERLMNEAFVERLKRLRIAMMAVDEAHCISEWGHNFRPEYLRLAHVAKELNIHPVLALTATATPSVAKDIRNAFGIEQRDHVQTSFHRANLHYRITPCAADKRKAYLTKVLLKRKVPSIVYVTLQNTAEEVATHLQKSGVNALAYHAGLPDEQRHEAQDRFMSGEVDVIVATIAFGMGIDKADIRAVYHYNLPKTLENYMQETGRAGRDGKVSVCELLACGDDCIVLENFTFGDTPTPQALRQLIDHLLRQGEEFDFSLYELSGSTDIRPLVIETVLTNLELRGIMRPLGSFYSTYQYQFVQPESRILAGHKPDRQEFLRRFFSFGKRGRTWTTVNPDEAAVDMGEPRERILKALTWLQESGDITLKPSGSRQRYRLCADATQRDPNVIAQQMQELFANRETRDIARLRQVLELAGHRGCLVRWLLKYFGEELDADCGTCTSCKEKAGGVSEIEPREIPLSTKPSITTEHVAIIRGLLKERPVSLRTPRQLTRFLCGITSPATTREKMTKHDAFGMLDKVPFADVLTQAETMF; encoded by the coding sequence ATGAGTCAGTACGCCATGCCTGCCACGACGGAATCCCTGCACGACACCCTACGCACCCAGTTCGGTCACCCGGCGTTCCGCGCCGGGCAGGAGCAGGTGATGCAAACGCTGCTGGAGGGGCGGAGCGCGCTGGCGCTCTTCCCCACGAGCGCGGGGAAATCGCTGTGCTACCAGCTTCCCGCTGTGCTCATGGAGGGGGTGACACTGGTGATCTCGCCACTCATCGCGTTGATGAAGGACCAAGTGCAAGCCCTGCAGGCGCGTGGCATTGCCGCGGCGCGGCTGGACTCCTCTCTGAGCGCGGATGAGGCACGGCAGGTATATGACGACCTGCGCACCGGTACACTGAAGCTGCTCTACATCGCGCCGGAGCGGCTCATGAACGAGGCCTTCGTGGAGCGGCTCAAGCGCCTGCGCATCGCCATGATGGCGGTGGATGAGGCACACTGCATCTCGGAGTGGGGGCACAACTTCCGCCCGGAGTACCTGCGACTGGCGCATGTCGCGAAGGAGCTGAACATCCACCCGGTGCTGGCACTTACGGCCACCGCGACACCTTCCGTGGCGAAGGACATCCGCAACGCGTTTGGTATCGAGCAGCGTGATCATGTGCAGACCTCGTTTCATCGCGCGAACCTGCACTACCGCATCACACCGTGTGCGGCGGACAAGCGGAAGGCGTATCTCACGAAGGTATTGCTAAAGCGCAAGGTGCCCTCTATCGTGTACGTCACGCTGCAGAACACCGCTGAAGAGGTGGCGACGCATCTGCAGAAGAGTGGCGTGAACGCACTCGCCTACCACGCAGGCCTGCCGGACGAGCAACGGCATGAAGCGCAGGATCGGTTCATGTCCGGCGAGGTGGATGTGATTGTGGCAACCATCGCTTTCGGCATGGGCATCGACAAGGCGGACATCCGCGCGGTGTACCACTACAACCTGCCGAAGACACTGGAGAACTACATGCAGGAGACCGGTCGTGCAGGACGCGACGGCAAGGTCTCCGTGTGCGAGCTGCTGGCGTGTGGCGATGACTGCATCGTGCTGGAGAACTTCACCTTTGGCGATACACCCACACCGCAGGCACTGCGACAGCTCATCGACCACCTGCTGCGGCAGGGCGAGGAATTCGACTTCTCCCTGTACGAGCTTTCCGGCTCCACCGACATCCGCCCGCTCGTAATCGAGACGGTGCTCACGAATCTGGAACTGCGAGGCATCATGCGACCGCTGGGTTCCTTCTACTCCACGTATCAATACCAGTTCGTGCAGCCAGAGTCGCGCATCCTCGCAGGTCACAAGCCAGACCGGCAGGAGTTCTTGCGTCGGTTCTTCTCCTTCGGCAAGCGTGGCCGTACGTGGACGACGGTGAATCCGGATGAAGCAGCGGTGGACATGGGTGAGCCACGCGAGCGCATCCTGAAGGCGCTGACATGGCTGCAGGAGTCCGGCGACATCACGCTGAAGCCAAGCGGTTCAAGGCAGCGCTACCGCCTGTGTGCCGATGCCACCCAGCGCGACCCGAATGTCATCGCCCAGCAGATGCAGGAGCTCTTTGCCAATCGTGAAACGCGCGACATTGCGCGTCTGCGGCAGGTGCTGGAACTTGCCGGGCATCGTGGATGCCTCGTGCGGTGGTTGTTGAAGTACTTTGGCGAGGAGCTGGACGCAGACTGCGGAACGTGCACGAGCTGCAAGGAGAAGGCCGGAGGAGTCTCGGAGATTGAGCCTCGTGAAATTCCGCTGTCGACCAAGCCCTCCATCACCACGGAGCATGTGGCCATCATCCGTGGTCTGTTGAAGGAGCGTCCTGTCTCGTTGCGCACACCACGGCAGCTCACGCGTTTCCTGTGTGGCATCACCAGCCCGGCCACGACGCGGGAGAAGATGACCAAGCATGATGCCTTTGGCATGCTGGACAAGGTGCCTTTTGCGGATGTGCTGACGCAGGCGGAGACGATGTTTTGA
- a CDS encoding helix-turn-helix transcriptional regulator, with protein sequence MKNRLKVLRAERGWTQEDLSKQLGVSRQAVNALETEKHSPSLDLAYRISALFDLSTEQIFENEHRSQDSSKDIAQPIG encoded by the coding sequence ATGAAGAACCGCCTCAAAGTACTCCGCGCCGAACGCGGCTGGACCCAGGAAGACCTCAGCAAGCAACTCGGCGTCTCCCGCCAGGCCGTGAATGCCCTGGAGACAGAGAAACACTCCCCCTCCTTGGATCTCGCCTACCGCATCTCCGCTCTCTTTGACCTGAGCACCGAGCAAATCTTCGAGAACGAGCATCGCTCCCAAGACTCCTCCAAAGATATAGCCCAACCTATCGGCTAG
- a CDS encoding tetratricopeptide repeat protein produces the protein MAEGRKMGVTIVQLMNDNVSGRDPANFPGIAAWLKGAGKTYNDLNREHPSNDWRRLDADNLVTGNPEFWQMYYEVVPADPGLFMLHAGALLAAGDANRCGYVLRLFFHSGNVDEQTRRYLISIYQYSQQFQEPSHALVQKGVKQHDAGEYDAALASYRQALDLWPRNGWAHYEVGHTLRTKNKTVTQNEASVAQAFARARRFQPMQMAAWQGKKSEIPGFEGYYEHIMGPWEKSLKSLDYQMTDAELEAFANALQEAEIDDLALAARQILIHKRGRYIPEDHPFITTSLRRLAPGKETESTLKKLAGAEMVATEMYIPSPGSPGTKKK, from the coding sequence ATGGCAGAGGGACGAAAGATGGGGGTGACCATCGTACAGTTGATGAATGACAACGTCAGCGGACGTGACCCGGCGAACTTTCCTGGAATCGCTGCTTGGTTGAAGGGTGCCGGCAAGACCTACAACGACCTCAACAGGGAACACCCATCGAATGACTGGCGGCGGCTTGATGCCGACAACCTTGTCACAGGGAACCCGGAATTCTGGCAGATGTATTATGAAGTCGTCCCTGCAGATCCGGGTCTCTTCATGTTGCATGCCGGGGCATTGCTCGCGGCAGGTGATGCCAACCGGTGCGGTTACGTGCTCCGCCTGTTTTTCCACTCCGGCAATGTGGATGAGCAAACTCGCCGCTACCTCATATCCATCTACCAGTATTCGCAACAGTTCCAGGAGCCTTCCCACGCGCTGGTGCAAAAGGGTGTCAAACAACACGATGCGGGTGAATATGATGCCGCATTGGCCTCTTATCGGCAGGCGCTGGATCTCTGGCCTCGCAACGGCTGGGCACACTATGAGGTAGGCCACACCCTCCGGACGAAAAACAAGACGGTGACACAAAATGAAGCCAGCGTGGCGCAAGCATTTGCCCGCGCTCGCCGCTTCCAACCGATGCAGATGGCTGCCTGGCAGGGAAAGAAGAGCGAAATACCAGGCTTCGAAGGTTATTACGAGCACATCATGGGGCCGTGGGAGAAATCCCTCAAGTCATTGGACTACCAGATGACCGATGCTGAACTGGAAGCCTTTGCAAACGCACTGCAGGAGGCAGAAATCGATGATCTGGCGCTCGCCGCCCGACAGATACTCATCCACAAACGGGGACGATATATACCGGAGGATCATCCTTTCATCACCACAAGTCTCCGCCGCCTCGCCCCTGGAAAGGAAACGGAATCCACCCTGAAGAAGCTCGCCGGCGCGGAGATGGTTGCCACCGAGATGTACATTCCAAGCCCTGGCTCGCCGGGTACGAAAAAGAAATAG